Proteins co-encoded in one Xanthomonas campestris pv. badrii genomic window:
- a CDS encoding IS4 family transposase, translating into MSLFASALRETLPRVPDRLDQLSTLIEPAWIEQALATSGKASIRRRKLPAEHAVWLVIGLALFRDRPLWQVVQQLDLSLDAQALPAPSASVQARQRLGEEPLAELFGLLTRAWSRTPVDTQRPLRVLAVDGVVWAAPDTAENRADLGSCSNQHGPLSWPQIRATCLMDTHSHELLDAKLGGMDCGELSLAAQLQGQDHSVTLFDRAYFSAAFLLDWQAAGTQRHWLMRARDNLRHEIVEQLAPGDARIRMPVSPQARKARPELPSHWQARLIEVSVGGRLRRFITSLPCPHTHPAHALAELYRQRWEIELGFREIKQSLQEGEPVLRSKQPALVRQELWGVLIAYTLLRRWMREMAAHAKVEPQRISFHTASYAIVNLLAVPSLDSAGTLPRQLTALLAQSRHFVLPPRRTERSFPRVVKNRTSKFPTKNANQR; encoded by the coding sequence ATGAGCCTGTTTGCGAGCGCTCTGCGCGAGACGTTACCGCGAGTCCCTGATCGACTCGACCAACTCAGCACATTGATAGAGCCGGCCTGGATCGAGCAGGCGCTGGCGACTAGCGGCAAGGCGTCGATCCGGCGGCGCAAGCTGCCGGCCGAGCATGCCGTGTGGCTGGTGATCGGACTGGCGCTGTTTCGTGACCGACCACTGTGGCAGGTGGTGCAGCAGCTCGATCTGAGCCTGGACGCACAAGCGCTGCCCGCGCCGAGTGCCAGCGTGCAGGCCCGCCAGCGCCTGGGAGAAGAACCCCTGGCCGAACTGTTCGGTCTATTGACCCGGGCCTGGAGCCGCACACCGGTGGATACGCAGCGGCCACTGCGCGTGCTGGCGGTGGACGGCGTGGTCTGGGCAGCACCGGACACTGCGGAGAATCGAGCCGACCTCGGCAGCTGCAGCAACCAGCATGGTCCCTTGTCCTGGCCGCAGATTCGCGCCACCTGCCTGATGGATACCCACAGCCACGAGCTGCTCGACGCCAAGCTCGGCGGCATGGACTGCGGTGAACTGAGCCTGGCGGCGCAGCTGCAGGGCCAGGACCACTCGGTGACGCTATTTGACCGAGCGTACTTCTCGGCCGCGTTCCTGCTGGACTGGCAGGCTGCGGGCACGCAGCGTCACTGGCTGATGCGGGCCCGGGACAACCTGCGCCATGAGATCGTCGAACAACTCGCGCCCGGCGATGCACGCATCCGCATGCCGGTCTCGCCACAAGCGCGCAAGGCACGTCCGGAATTGCCCAGCCACTGGCAGGCGCGCCTGATCGAGGTCAGCGTAGGTGGGCGGCTACGGCGCTTCATCACCTCGTTGCCGTGTCCCCACACGCATCCAGCCCATGCCTTGGCCGAGCTCTATCGCCAGCGCTGGGAGATCGAGTTGGGATTCCGCGAGATCAAGCAATCGCTGCAGGAGGGCGAACCGGTACTGCGCAGCAAGCAGCCCGCGCTGGTGCGCCAGGAACTGTGGGGCGTGCTGATCGCCTACACACTGCTGCGGCGCTGGATGCGAGAGATGGCCGCTCACGCCAAGGTGGAGCCCCAGCGCATCAGCTTCCACACAGCCAGCTATGCCATCGTCAACCTGCTGGCGGTCCCGAGCCTGGATTCGGCGGGCACCCTGCCCAGGCAACTGACGGCCTTGTTGGCACAGTCCAGGCACTTCGTGCTGCCACCACGCCGCACCGAACGAAGCTTCCCCAGAGTCGTCAAGAACCGCACTTCGAAGTTTCCTACGAAAAATGCCAATCAGCGTTAA
- the mnmG gene encoding tRNA uridine-5-carboxymethylaminomethyl(34) synthesis enzyme MnmG translates to MSDSFYRFDVIVIGGGHAGTEAALASARAGARTLLLTHNIETVGAMSCNPAIGGIGKGHLVKEIDALGGAMAHAADLAGIQWRTLNASKGPAVRATRCQADRNLYRNAIRRIVEAQPNLTVFQAAVDDLVIHNGASEADSVRGVITQTGLRFEAAAVVLTAGTFLAGKIHVGETQYAAGRMGDPPATTLAARLRERPFAIDRLKTGTPPRIDGRSLDYGAMVEQPGDDPLPVMSFMGQVGDHPRQVSCWITQTTEQTHDIIRNALHRSPLYSGQIEGIGPRYCPSIEDKVVRFAEKTSHQIFVEPEGLEVTEIYPNGISTSLPFDVQLALVRSIHGFAQAHITRPGYAIEYDFFDPRGLKASLETKAVGGLFFAGQINGTTGYEEAAAQGLLAGLNAARHVQGLPTWSPRRDEAYLGVLVDDLITHGTTEPYRMFTSRAEYRLQLREDNADARLTGVGRSMGLVDDARWARFCAKQEAVQRESARLSALWATPGNALGREVTQTLGVTLSRETNVLDLIKRPELSYATLMRVPTLGPGVDDAQVAEQVEISVKYAGYLERQRDDIARQQRQETTPIPDGFDYAGVRGLSIEVQQKLERVRPQHIGQAQRIPGMTPAAISLLLVHLERARRSQVA, encoded by the coding sequence ATGTCAGACTCCTTCTATCGCTTCGATGTCATCGTCATCGGTGGCGGCCACGCCGGCACCGAGGCGGCGCTGGCGTCCGCGCGCGCCGGTGCGCGCACCCTGCTGCTGACCCACAATATCGAGACCGTGGGCGCCATGAGCTGCAACCCGGCCATCGGTGGGATCGGCAAGGGCCATCTGGTCAAGGAGATCGATGCGCTGGGCGGTGCGATGGCGCACGCGGCGGATCTGGCCGGGATCCAGTGGCGCACGCTCAATGCGTCCAAAGGCCCGGCAGTGCGCGCCACCCGTTGCCAGGCTGACCGCAATCTCTATCGAAACGCGATCCGTCGCATCGTCGAGGCACAACCCAACCTGACCGTATTCCAGGCGGCGGTGGACGATCTGGTCATCCACAACGGCGCAAGCGAGGCCGACAGCGTGCGCGGGGTGATCACCCAGACCGGGCTGCGCTTCGAGGCCGCGGCGGTGGTGCTCACTGCAGGCACCTTCCTGGCCGGCAAGATCCATGTCGGCGAAACCCAGTACGCGGCCGGGCGCATGGGCGACCCGCCGGCCACCACCCTGGCCGCGCGCCTGCGCGAACGCCCGTTCGCGATCGACCGGCTCAAGACCGGCACCCCGCCGCGCATCGATGGGCGCTCGCTGGACTATGGCGCAATGGTCGAGCAGCCGGGCGACGACCCGCTGCCGGTGATGTCGTTCATGGGCCAGGTCGGCGACCATCCGCGCCAGGTCAGCTGCTGGATCACCCAGACCACCGAGCAGACCCACGACATCATCCGCAATGCGCTGCATCGCTCGCCGCTGTATTCCGGGCAGATCGAAGGCATCGGCCCGCGCTACTGCCCGTCGATCGAAGACAAGGTGGTGCGTTTCGCGGAGAAGACCAGCCACCAGATCTTTGTCGAACCCGAAGGCCTGGAAGTGACCGAGATCTATCCCAACGGCATTTCCACCTCGCTGCCATTCGATGTGCAGCTGGCGCTGGTGCGCTCGATCCATGGCTTTGCGCAGGCGCACATCACCCGCCCCGGCTATGCGATCGAATACGACTTCTTCGACCCGCGCGGGCTCAAGGCCTCGCTGGAAACCAAGGCAGTGGGCGGGCTGTTCTTCGCCGGCCAGATCAACGGCACCACCGGTTACGAGGAAGCCGCCGCACAAGGCCTGCTGGCGGGCCTCAATGCCGCACGCCATGTGCAGGGGCTGCCGACGTGGTCGCCGCGCCGCGACGAGGCCTACCTGGGCGTGCTGGTGGATGATCTGATCACCCATGGCACCACCGAGCCGTATCGCATGTTCACCAGTCGCGCCGAGTACCGGCTGCAGCTGCGCGAAGACAATGCCGATGCCCGCCTGACCGGCGTTGGCCGCAGCATGGGCCTGGTCGATGACGCGCGCTGGGCGCGCTTTTGCGCCAAGCAGGAGGCCGTGCAGCGCGAAAGCGCGCGGCTGTCCGCACTATGGGCGACGCCGGGCAATGCGCTGGGGCGCGAGGTGACCCAGACCCTGGGCGTGACGCTCAGCCGCGAAACCAATGTGCTGGACCTGATCAAGCGCCCCGAACTCAGCTACGCCACCTTGATGCGCGTTCCGACCCTGGGCCCGGGCGTGGACGATGCGCAGGTGGCCGAACAGGTGGAAATCAGCGTCAAGTACGCCGGCTACCTGGAACGCCAGCGCGACGATATCGCCCGCCAGCAGCGCCAGGAAACCACACCGATACCGGACGGCTTCGACTATGCCGGCGTGCGGGGGCTGTCGATCGAAGTGCAGCAAAAGCTCGAACGCGTGCGCCCGCAACACATCGGCCAGGCCCAGCGCATTCCCGGCATGACGCCGGCAGCGATCTCGCTGCTGCTGGTGCATCTGGAGCGCGCGCGACGCAGCCAGGTGGCGTAG